agtagccgaactctctctccccctctctctctctctctctatatatatatatatatatattaggtcaaactaaatataaaggaatttatttttaaaaaaaatttaattatcgtattaagattctaattttttattttttaaaatctttcaTCTAATAATAgactaataatttaatttactgtTCCCGAATGAGTTCGAGTTCAGCTCTTTAATAAACAAGACAAATACAAACTGAATTTTTTAACTCGATATTTTAATGGATCAATTTCTGTTCGGCGCGTTTAACAAACGAGAGAACACAAGCCGACCCTAGCTTGGCTCGTTGATAGCCCTATTTATAACTGTAATATGATTGCAGAGTTGCAACTATattcaaccaaataaaatattttttataaaaacttttggtaattataattatattataactaAGTGTAAAAGcacaaatgaaaaataaaaaattggggaatctcaatcaaaaacaaaaaagaaaagtagaggGGTCTATTTCAATTGTGGCCTATTCCACCGACGAATTGCGTGGGCCCCACCCTACCCAAATCTCAATCACATTTTGTAGGATGACGTGGAGCGTTCTCGAATACTTTTCACGTTCAATATTTTGGGATTTGCACCAACCGTGTTGATGGTTAGTATCTGAAATCCAAGTtggaatcatagttgattcatattttcagttaaatttatttttaaatgaaataaacaaagcgggtagcgtactatctatctctaaaaaatattttaggatttatgtttttacaaaaataattgagatttgtaattataaatggatattaaatatttaatagttctctaTCGTTGTTATCTTTGctttttaaaatactaattttatatcatttgatataccataaattttttttttttaattatcattaTTAAGACATGGTAACAAAATTGactttcaaatatttatttttctcggTACCTCTCATTTTCTActgtattattttatatagaaattttatttaaagaaagaaaaaaaaaaagcgacacCGACGTAGTTTAGGAGTATTTGTTGTTGTCCTTGTGGttgttgggtttttttttttttttttttgtggtgtgTATCAAATGAGTGGACTAAGCCCAAATACCCTAATCGGGTTAAGGTACTAAAACCCATTTTTGAGCCTGAATTCGTACATTAGATTCAACTCTGACTCGAATCTAATCTTTGACCAGGTTACTGCTCGATAAAGTTCTGTTTAAGTATTATTCTTACTAAAAATGTTACGCGCGTGTCTAGTTTGGCTTGAGATGGGCCATTGCTTCGATAGGAGTTATTGTTTCGCATGCATATCCACAATTTGGATCACGGCAACAAGAGTTCTGCTTTTGCGCTCAACGATTAGTCAAAGTAGTCTTGAACAACCTATGCTGGCCCATTTTTGTGCAAATAGGCGTCGTACTAAAAGGCCATACCGGTCCTATACCTCCAACCGCCTTTCTTAACAGCAAAAGTGGAAGCTCGATGGTATAGCTGTTTCTTTTCGAGTTCAAAATCTTTTTGAGCATTCTATCGATCACAGCgtaattttaaaactatttagttTATTGCGTACCATATTAAAAATGATTACGATCGAAAGCAGAAGTACAAAGTAGTTGGGTAACATACACATTAAATGCCTCAAGTCCAAGGGGGTCTAGGTTGGACTTTGggctttcattattttttttttccttggtaCTTTCAATAACTAGAATTAAATATGAGAATTTGACTAATATGGGAatttaactaatatatatatataactaaatggtagtttttattttattaagtattGTTTGAATAATTCTATAAAGAGAAGCACAACATTAATATTTTCCTCACGCGGAATCCTACTGCAACAAATTAACTTAGAAACACCAAATTAATTATAGTTTTTGGTTTTGAATCTGAAATGATAGAGATCTCATCTCGATTCTCTACACactgctatatatattatatagcgtaatttttgaattttcttttcacCAAATATTCTATCATCGTGCCGTTGAAAGCATGCAGCAGTAGGGCGAAACAGGCTCCGAGTCTCTTTGAAATGCAATTCTAGTTCTTAATTTCTTCGCGAAACACTTTGTGCAAAATTTCCAAGCCCTTAGTTGGACACTAGGTTTGCTTAATTGAAAAGCAATATGTTACTTGGACCAAAACAATGAAAAACTATGTACGTGgactgtttttcttttttattttgttaacttCACCATCTTCAACTTTAACATGCACATAATTGATGTTGCGTGTGGGAATTGTCATCTAATGTACTATTATTCAAAACCTCACTTATATTCTCCTtaaactctctctatatatcctCCCCCCCCCNAATCACAAAGTGCTTGCATCAAAATTAGTGCTGTGCATTATACTTAAGCTTAATTAGaagttaattaatatataggAGATGGAGAGGAGAAAAGCTTTTGTGTTTGCTTTATTGCTTCTTCAATTGTTCTCGTTGGTTGTGGGGTTACAAAGGAGCAACTTCCCCATGCATTTCCTCTTCGGCGCGTCCACCTCTTCATACCAGGTAACTTTTACGCTCACTTTTCAACTAAGCACTTCTCTATATAGCTAGTCACTTAATTATTATGCTTAGATAAAACTGAGTTATGGAGTTAATAGATCAACGAATAGTGCGACGAAAACTACGGTTATCTTTAGAATGTTTGAGTAAATCACATTGTCGCGACTTTAACTTTAGTATTTATTGACTTTTAGCCTTTCGTgtgcatcttcttcttcttcttcttcttcttcttcttcttttcagtGTTCGTGTGAGCATTTAGCTAGTCTTTGTATATATTCGTTAGTACTAGGAAACTCAAAAGAGTATGTATGCGTATGAATCTGGTGCAATCTAATGCGAAAGTATAGGCAATCCGGTGTATCTGCATTATATATTTGGTTATGCGCTGTTCATCCTATCTCATACTTTTAATATACATCATTCACTCATTGcactaattaaatataaagcTAAACTATGGGCAATCTAAAGAGTGTGTATGAAATAAACGTTTGTTTctttaaattgaatatttaaaattcaaatctcgTTCTCCGATATCATATAAACCAATTATTTATCTCCACATACTTATATTgttaaagaataatatttttgacatgTTATAATTGTCATGCAGTTAAAACTCGCTATCAAGCACCTGCACGTAGGTGTACGAGCCCTCGTTGGCTTAACCTAATCCATCCATGCATTAGCATGAATAAGtggttcaaaattaatttcaaaatactcaaaaaaaaaggaataagaaaaaaaaaagatatagttAATTAGAAGagctaattttaatattaacatataatcatatcatatttatcaaaatttagttaacttTTTACTGTCTTAATTTAACTGTATTTAGTagattctatttttttttcttataaaaacttaattatgtTAATTTTACTTTCGTTTTAAAAATGGAGGGAGTAAATTTTTATGTCAAAATCCAATGTCAAATCACTGTGGCTTGATTTAAAAGACAAAAACCTAACCTACAGTAAACAAAAGGTCCCCCTGTTGATCCTAGCCTATGTGTACCTATCACAGTGATACCCTTCCTTTTCAtaataaaatcatgaaaatgaacctaggattatttaatttattaaaaatattgttagtTTTTAAGCATGCAACATGTATTAATatgataatttattaaattatataaaacaactgTTATTCCTTACTAACTtggaaaatattcttttaatatttatattcaacacatcTATTCACGGCCTCTCATAAGCTATAAagaaaaaaggctaaattacaaaacaaagaataaattataatttagcccTTATCTCAATAACGCTACTACGTTAAAAGCTGTATTTTTTATACTTCATTATTATCTTAAATAGGtctaattatttaaaatgattgtggaattcatatatatatatatatatatatataaagctttgTAAAAATAAGTTTACAGATAAAAGCAAAGCAATAGAATCATACGAATTGAATAAAATTCCTTAACAAACTATCGATTTTGATAGTATTAGCAAAATATGAAATCTCTttcatctaattttttttgtcgatattataatttgatatatcaATTCTGTCTTAGTAAAGTTTTACAACTTAATTAATGtaccaatttttaaaatttttagatctATTCGATATGGTAGCAAAGTGCAGGATGGTAATTGTCGTAATTTTTAATGCAAGAGTTTTCTGAGGTAGGGACTAAAGTGCAATGaaggttttttaaaatttagccaGTTTTTAACAGAGCTATTATTGTTCTTTTGATAGTAGCCCTTTGATAATTAAAGCTCCAACATTTTCCACACATTTGTTTAAGTTAGGTGTAAGGTTGCTTTCACTGCTTTGTCATGTGACTCAACTAAGTTTTTAACTTTATCTTTCCTTTTCAGATTGAGGGTGCCTACATTGAAGGGAACAAAAGCTTAAGCAATTGGGATGTGTTCACTCACACACCAGGTATTTTGTTAACTTTCAATATAtgtcattttcattttcttttttatatatatgtcattTTCTCATCAATTAGTAGGTAGAATTAACTATTTTTAGGACAACAAATAATGCTCTAATATGATATTGCCCCAACTTAATGCCTGTTCAACTCTACTTCTGTTTCTACTTTCAGCTATAGGCAGAtcttatattaaatatttgacaaataaaatagATTGAAGCTTTCGCTTCTCCTCTACATGTAACGATCCGAcatactagcaataataattctttGAAGCTAAACCACacgtccaaaatacttaagccggaTTGTTATTATTAGAGTCTATGATTTCTTATGTTTTCAATCACAACACTGTTTTTATCCGGTGTGGGACTATTGAGCATCACAGGCTCTTTCCGTTTAGCCCCTAACGTCCTCATCAGCCCAATCTTAAAAACACAACCTGAGATCATTAAATaatgtgagactcatcttatattttcaactcGTGAACTAGcgctgataccaaatataacaaccAAAcgcactaacaataataactcgttggatccAAACCACCGGCCAGAAATGTTTAacctcagttattattattagggtccATAGTCTCTTATATTTTCAGTCACAACCCTATTTCCATCCGGCGTaagactattggggtgtcatatTGCAGCAAAATGAGTTGTCAAAAAAAAGCTTCTATATGAtgctttttttctttggaaGTACTACTTAGATGGTACTAATGGAACCTTGGACATGTAACTGCAAATGAGAAGAGCTATTAGTGGATCTAATTACTGGAGCTCTAGTACTCAGCTCAACCTGCTATTAGCAAATTTGAGCAAAACTCGAGCTCGAGCTTTAACTCGAGCCGAATCAAACATATATCTCTTTCTGAGTTCGGTTCAGATGAAGAGCGcactaacaaataaaaattgaagatcaatcttaaCCATTTGTTTTTCTAACACAGGGAATATCCAGGACGGTAGCACCGGAGACGTCGCCGACGACCATTATCATCGCTACATGGTTTGTAATAAATCATTAAACCCTCATATTTGTGTTTAAGTTGAAAGAGAACTCGAATCTAACGGTTTGGACCATACTtacttttagttttcaaaattttcttttttaggaAGATATTGAGTTGATGCAATCCCTTGGAATTAATTCGTATAGATTCTCCATTGCGTGGTCTAGAGTTCTTCCAAGTGAGTTTCATGAATCTCAAACTGTTTTTTTTGTCCCTTAATTAGTtaacaattgtaaatttgtaacaaaattttgaatttaaatgcaACAGGAGGGAGATTTGGGGaggtgaatcaactaggaattGAATTTTACGACAAACTTATCAACTCGTTATTGCTCAAAGGTACAAATTAACCCCTAGTTATGCTTGGAAAAACGAAAATGTTCATACTTTTAAATCAAGTTACTGAACAAATTTGTGtcacattttttaaaatttcgacTAGGAATACAACCATTTGTCACATTAAGTCACTACGACATTCCGCAAGAACTCGAAGATCGATACGGCGCCTGGCTCAACGCGGAGATTCGGTACAATCTCTATCCTTCTTCATTAGCTGTTGATTTCCTCCGAATTTAAGCCGAGTTTCGTGCACTGATCGAATTCAGGGAGGATTTTGGATATTTCGCCGAAGTATGTTTCGAGGCATTCGGCGACAGAGTGAAGTATTGGAGCACATTTAACGAGCCGAATGTTATGGTCAAAAAAGGATATATGAATGGAAAATACCCTCCGAACCGATGTTCCGAGCCGTTCGGCAATTGCCTCAGTGGTGATTCAACTACAGAGCCATACATTGCTGCACATAATGTGATACTGTCACATGCCACTGCTGCAGAAATTTATAAAACAAAGTACCAGGTACATTCATATATGTTGATACTAAACCatgttactctttttttttttttaaactattttgttGGTTTTCGCAGAAAAAACAGGGAGGTTTTATTGGCATTGTAATGTCCACAACCTGGTATGAGCCACTGAGAGAAATCCCCGAGGATCGGTTGGCGGTTCAACGAGCTTTATCATTCGATGCTCCATGGTATGTAGTTACAAGATGAACGATAAATGCGACAAGTATTTCATTcacttcaaaatatttgatatgtTTGTTTCAATTGCAGGTTTCTTGATCCGATAGTTTACGGCGATTATCCTCCGGAAATGCGACAGGTGTTAGGCTCGAAGTTACCGGAATTCACTTTCGAGGATCAGAAGAAGTTGCAGTACAAGTTGGACTTCATCGGCGTAAACCACTACACCACTCTTTATGCAAAAGATTGCTTGTTTTCTCCGTGCAAAGTCGCAGGTTCCGAAGGGCATGCTTTTACCTTCACCACTGGAGAAAGAAACAGGCTCCCAATTGGAACTCCTGTAagagaaaactaattttttcttctaCATTAAACaccatatttttttgtttttaatcttTGTTTCTGCTTTCGTAGACTGCGATGCCGACCTTCTATGTTGTTCCTAAGGGCATTGAAAACATGATCATGTACATAATGAAGAGATATAACAACATGACCATGTTCATCACTGAGAATGGTAAGTAATAAAGCATCACATATGTTCAATCCCTTTTACGTCGCGTCTCCCTTTCTTCGCatagtttacttttatttcaaCAAAATTCAGGTTATGCGCAAGGCGGCGCGAGCTACACTTCATTGAATGATTGGCTTAGTGACAAGGATAGAGTACACTACCTTCAAAGCTACCTCAATTCCGTGGCGATCGCGATGAGGTAGAGTACTAGTTTAAATTCGGTACGATTAACCTTCGTGTATCATTCGTGAACTCTTGTTGAGTATTGTGTTCGCAGGCGCGGCGCGGATGTAAGGGGCTACTTCATATGGTCTCTCATCGACAATTTCGAGTGGCTTTACGGTTATACTCTGAGATTTGGAATTTATCATGTGGACTACAAGACTCAAGAGAGGACTCCAAAGCTGTCTGCAAAATGGTACAAAGAATTTCTGGCAGGTTCTGACATGCAGCTACAGAAGACAGATAATTTTGCGAAAGCGCGGCGATTTGTGCAGTAGCTATGATGGCTCAGATGGATTATAGGGAGCAAGGATAATGTATTTCTTAAGTTGGCTTTGTTTGTTGATTATGGAATCATATGTAAATACTAGTTGTGGAACTTATAAGTAAGTTTAGTAATGCTTCTATATTGAGTAAAAAACACAGAGTAGTATTTGAGCTCTTCAAAAATAAGATGAGAAGAGAACATGATACACCTTTCAAATTGCATGTTGCTGCAGCAGGGCACCTGAAACTAGGGCCGGCAATTCAGCTCGCTGTTCACGAGCCAGCTCGAGATCGATCACTCGTTTAATAAaagagccgaacatgagctgaataTTTTAACTCGAAAGTTCAACAAGCGGGACACGAGCTAGCCCTAGGttgctcgtgttcagctcgttgacAGCCCTATCTGAAACCAACTTCCTCAGTTGAAGATTCCCCTTCCTCATGTCATAAATTCTGTCCATTTTGAAGACGAGCCCACGACGAGCCCGTAACAGCTTGATCTAAATTAAGGTTCTAACAATCAGGCCCATGCCAAGACCAAGTAATCAGTTTGGTTCGGCCCAGGCTGGTAGGGATGTCAATCGGTATGGATACGCAAAATGTTACTCGAACCAGTGCCCCAACTGAATGGGTATATCTGATGCTAAACAGATATGATTTCggatacaaatataattaaaaaggaaaatccGACGAATTCGATTCATGTATGAATTTTTGTTTGCAtccaacccgaacccgactcgaATCCGAATAGattttatatcattatataaaaaatatatgaatatttgatgttatatataaatactttgaaaatttagattttaaatcttTGGTCGGGTTCAGTTTTGGACATGGATTTTGAAAACCGATTGAGTTCAAGTTCGGTTTCGGGCTTCGGGTTCGGATGTCGAGTTCGGGTGTTCGGATTTTTAGAAATCCATCCTGAATTCGACCCATCGAATTCCCTAGTGCCTAGGGTTTGAGTGTCGGATCGTTaacgctaaccattaattccaaaaaacTCGAGTCGTTAGAAATTCATAATCAATTAACTTAAAGCATAAGATATAATGCCTACGgttctcgattgtgactcagccCACTGAGTCTTATGCCATTTCAAACACGACTTAGTCCAATCCAGcttcacgccatttcgaacatgattcgGCCCACTTGACCTTCCGTTACATGATAGGATGTTAActtatttaagccaacattgAGAGCGACTACATTTTCTATATGCTACCTATTATCATACgaataattttcaataaaataaaataaaacttgatATAGGAAGAGTTTATCTTGCACTTTGAGTGATCATCACAAAGTTATTTTCTATTGTATaagatgttttttaaaaaatatgaccAAAGACGATGTTCGCGTTTAATACGTGAAGATACATGCGAACAAATCACATCCTGAGTGTGTCAATATTATCCCACCtaattaaaattatcatttttttcagaaaaatttcaaataccatccttatgtttcacactttctcactttattatCATGTGGTTCAAAGTGAATCAATTCAGTGtcctgataaaattttatttttatttttttttattatcaaccactaattttatttctgttaaatcagtgacaaagttaataAACTCAAATGCGTACTAAGTAAATATGCGAGAACCGAGATAGATAAtctgaaaatttttataataattaattaataaaatattagcaaaaaaagctgacgaaagtcatacaaatgaaaccacatgacaaTAACTtgatacataaattatagttacATAGCAGTAATAAAAGTACGAAACTAAATGACAataaacttgatacactttaaataagACTAGattaaaaaagtacgaaacaccaggagtttttttttttttttttttttttttttttttttttttttttttttgtactagcTTGCTTAGGTTTGTGAGGCGACGTTGACTCTCTACCTCATTTGTCTTTTTCACATGTAACGTATTTGTCTAAGTAAAGCAACTACTTTTTGCTATGTGTGTGATGTGACATTGAAATGGgcaaaaatgtaaattattcatggatccctcaactatttttcttatttatttacactatttttgccaattaaattagaaattttgttaaatataattatgattctattatatatatttcaactgTTTTCAATGATTTTTTCGGTTGATAGAATTGTAAATTTCGTTAAACATTAACTATGTCTAATAGAGAATCTCCAaactcaatttttaaaaataatttaaagaaaataagtaAAACTTGAGAGAGAGtatcaacaaaaaaatatatattttagtacATTAACTATTAAGATGCCTCTTTTGAGTTTAGCTCTTCtgtacttttaattttgataattaaattgtttaaattttatcaaatagtttaataaatatttcCTCTCAATCGTAGTTGATTATATAACCTTTTTAAtctcattaattatatataatcttataaaatttttaaaatataaaattatattatagttaaGTCATTGTGATCTACATAATGTGATGTTTTTTTCATCGAAAcacacaaaataataaaaataaaaaatcaaacccGTAACCTCGCGCATGACGCACGGGAACTTGAATTCTTATTCTAATACAAtataagttcaaaaaaaaaagaaaacactaaACTGAGTCTTAATAAGAAAAGAAGTATCAcatgcaaaattgtaattttaaattttataaatttaaaatttaaaattttttaacttagaTGGCCTCATTGGTGACATGGTGTAATCATTGCTTAATCGTGATAAAGGCATCTGTTGTTAGATAATgtccttcataattttttattttttatttttaaaaatttgcccTTTTTTTGACTTTTCACAAACCAACCATACGTCTCTTCCCTCTGtcctttgctttcttttttttttttcaatatatttttattttttttatttgtccctCGTCTTGAGAGACCATATCCCCAAATTTAGTGTAATAATTGTGAGTTAAACTCgacatttacaaaaaaaaaaaaaaaaaaaaaaaaattaaaataagagactttaaaatctaatttatatgttaaaaattatacttttccATAAAAACTCCTAAGAGCGTGCGGAAGTTACTTATATACGGGTGACATGTTTGTTTCACTGAAAGGATAGGTGGGTAAAATTATTTCCgattataaatattcatttctgCCGTTTAGACCACCGTAAAGTAAATTCATATGTAACTCCACTCTCTCGTAAT
This genomic window from Ananas comosus cultivar F153 linkage group 3, ASM154086v1, whole genome shotgun sequence contains:
- the LOC109707003 gene encoding beta-glucosidase 18-like, translating into MERRKAFVFALLLLQLFSLVVGLQRSNFPMHFLFGASTSSYQIEGAYIEGNKSLSNWDVFTHTPGNIQDGSTGDVADDHYHRYMEDIELMQSLGINSYRFSIAWSRVLPRGRFGEVNQLGIEFYDKLINSLLLKGIQPFVTLSHYDIPQELEDRYGAWLNAEIREDFGYFAEVCFEAFGDRVKYWSTFNEPNVMVKKGYMNGKYPPNRCSEPFGNCLSGDSTTEPYIAAHNVILSHATAAEIYKTKYQKKQGGFIGIVMSTTWYEPLREIPEDRLAVQRALSFDAPWFLDPIVYGDYPPEMRQVLGSKLPEFTFEDQKKLQYKLDFIGVNHYTTLYAKDCLFSPCKVAGSEGHAFTFTTGERNRLPIGTPTAMPTFYVVPKGIENMIMYIMKRYNNMTMFITENGYAQGGASYTSLNDWLSDKDRVHYLQSYLNSVAIAMRRGADVRGYFIWSLIDNFEWLYGYTLRFGIYHVDYKTQERTPKLSAKWYKEFLAGSDMQLQKTDNFAKARRFVQ